In Nitrospinota bacterium, a single genomic region encodes these proteins:
- the moaC gene encoding cyclic pyranopterin monophosphate synthase MoaC — translation MSKEFTHLSEKGEARMVDISGKTETSRRAVASSFVKMSADTLNAIRDEKLPKGDVFAAARIAGIMGAKRVAELIPLCHPLNIDHCEIVFEMKEGGIAVRSEVKVRGTTGAEMEAITAVSIAALTIYDMCKSMEKGIVITDTMLLEKDGGKSGSFRRK, via the coding sequence ATGAGCAAGGAATTCACACACCTGAGCGAAAAGGGGGAGGCAAGGATGGTAGACATCTCCGGCAAGACTGAAACCTCACGCCGGGCAGTTGCTTCGTCCTTCGTAAAGATGAGCGCCGATACTCTGAACGCCATAAGGGATGAGAAGTTGCCGAAAGGGGATGTATTTGCCGCCGCACGGATAGCCGGGATAATGGGGGCGAAGCGCGTGGCGGAGCTAATTCCCCTTTGCCATCCGCTGAACATCGATCATTGCGAAATAGTGTTTGAGATGAAGGAGGGCGGAATAGCTGTGCGCTCGGAGGTGAAGGTGAGGGGGACCACCGGCGCGGAGATGGAAGCAATAACGGCTGTATCAATCGCCGCCCTTACAATTTACGATATGTGCAAGTCGATGGAGAAGGGGATAGTGATAACCGATACGATGCTCCTTGAAAAGGATGGCGGGAAGTCCGGCAGTTTCAGGCGCAAATAG
- a CDS encoding MogA/MoaB family molybdenum cofactor biosynthesis protein, giving the protein MIRTAILVVSDTRGDKASNKPDLCIPAIAGFLNGKDFEVVASKIVKDEIGEIQQAIRDWVDDRSIDLVLTSGGTGVSPRDVTPEATRPLLTKELPGVAEAMRAYSLKKTVRAVLSRAVAGLAGDTLVVNLPGSPKGAVENLEAVFESFAHIIEKGRGDNSDCA; this is encoded by the coding sequence ATGATAAGGACAGCCATCCTTGTGGTCTCTGATACGAGAGGCGATAAGGCTTCCAATAAACCTGATCTCTGCATCCCGGCGATTGCCGGGTTTCTGAATGGGAAAGATTTCGAGGTAGTCGCCTCGAAGATCGTGAAGGACGAGATAGGCGAGATCCAGCAGGCGATAAGGGATTGGGTCGATGATAGATCGATCGACCTTGTTCTCACCTCCGGCGGTACCGGTGTTTCGCCGCGCGATGTTACCCCCGAAGCGACCAGGCCGCTCCTCACAAAGGAACTCCCTGGAGTTGCGGAGGCGATGCGCGCATATTCATTGAAGAAGACCGTCAGGGCGGTGCTCTCAAGGGCCGTTGCGGGACTTGCAGGGGATACGCTTGTAGTGAACCTCCCCGGCTCTCCGAAAGGGGCGGTGGAAAATCTCGAAGCGGTCTTTGAATCATTCGCGCACATCATTGAGAAAGGGCGGGGGGACAACAGCGACTGCGCATGA
- the moaA gene encoding GTP 3',8-cyclase MoaA: MNEQKDQYGRSVSYLRVSVTPRCNLKCAYCMPSGQNIYPQGDILTIREITRLIRIFSGAGVRKIRLTGGEPLIRKGIVTLVRDIKNISGIEEVTLTTNGVLLGKMAGELKRAGLDRINISLDTLKTDRMKELSGSDVLGKVLDSIEKICEEDIFPVKINVVGIKGFNDDEIPAFAELARRLPVEIRFIEMMPTAHNRLWNGKEKLPNRDIERLIREKYELMPDGNYGKHNGPAKVFKLGGGTGKIGFVSPMTEKFCDGCNRLRLTAEGSLRSCLFSDSEIDLAYGLREQMEDSWFLEKFSEAILCKPRGHGLETDSMTTTGKGMASIGG, encoded by the coding sequence ATGAATGAGCAGAAGGATCAATACGGGAGAAGCGTGTCATATCTGCGCGTATCGGTGACCCCCCGGTGCAACCTGAAATGTGCCTATTGCATGCCGTCCGGGCAGAACATCTACCCTCAGGGGGACATCCTTACGATAAGGGAAATCACCCGGCTTATAAGAATTTTCAGTGGCGCCGGTGTAAGGAAAATCCGCCTTACCGGCGGTGAACCCCTTATCCGCAAGGGGATCGTCACTTTGGTAAGGGATATCAAAAATATAAGCGGTATTGAGGAGGTAACGCTTACTACGAACGGCGTACTCCTGGGGAAAATGGCCGGCGAACTTAAAAGAGCCGGTCTCGACAGGATTAATATTTCACTTGATACCCTGAAAACAGACCGGATGAAGGAGCTTTCGGGCTCGGATGTTCTAGGAAAGGTGCTCGACTCAATAGAAAAGATCTGCGAAGAAGATATCTTTCCGGTAAAGATCAATGTCGTCGGCATAAAAGGATTCAACGATGACGAGATCCCCGCATTCGCTGAACTGGCAAGGAGACTGCCGGTGGAAATAAGGTTTATTGAAATGATGCCGACAGCTCACAACCGCCTCTGGAACGGGAAGGAGAAGCTGCCGAATCGTGATATTGAAAGATTGATCCGTGAGAAATACGAGCTTATGCCGGATGGGAATTATGGCAAGCATAATGGCCCTGCAAAAGTTTTCAAGTTAGGGGGTGGAACCGGGAAGATCGGCTTCGTCTCCCCGATGACCGAGAAATTCTGTGATGGCTGTAACCGCTTGCGGCTGACAGCGGAAGGGAGCCTTCGATCATGCCTCTTTTCAGATAGCGAGATTGACCTGGCATACGGTCTGAGGGAACAAATGGAGGACAGCTGGTTCCTTGAAAAATTCAGCGAAGCAATACTCTGCAAACCGCGCGGACATGGACTGGAAACGGACTCCATGACTACTACCGGAAAAGGGATGGCCTCGATCGGCGGATAA
- a CDS encoding polymer-forming cytoskeletal protein: MASKKFADLGNIKAFLGHGTEFEGLLSFEGTVRLDGVFKGEIQSADCLIIGDTARVEAEVNIGRLVVMGRLQGNVRASDKVEISSTGNIEGDIVTPIIMIEEGANLEGSIHMHSQQPATSKPQKETLIKTQSSQAEESIN; the protein is encoded by the coding sequence ATGGCAAGTAAAAAATTCGCCGACTTGGGAAACATAAAGGCGTTTCTCGGTCACGGCACAGAATTCGAGGGTCTTCTCAGTTTTGAAGGTACGGTTCGTCTTGACGGAGTTTTTAAAGGTGAGATCCAGTCAGCCGACTGTCTGATTATCGGCGATACCGCGAGGGTTGAGGCTGAGGTTAACATAGGCCGTCTTGTTGTAATGGGGAGACTGCAGGGCAACGTGAGGGCCAGCGACAAGGTGGAGATTTCTTCCACGGGCAATATCGAAGGTGATATCGTCACACCGATAATCATGATTGAGGAAGGGGCAAATCTTGAGGGTAGCATCCACATGCACAGTCAACAGCCTGCCACATCGAAACCTCAAAAGGAGACGCTTATAAAAACTCAGTCTTCTCAGGCGGAAGAGAGTATCAACTGA
- the fliJ gene encoding flagellar export protein FliJ, protein MYKFKLAPLLRHRKRQEDEKMREMSVINRKMVINTELLHKLTEGRESELDKFTQASGTAHNVALLRVYQDFLAGRDSDILHKKMELRQVGELLEKKRSELAEYVKRRRVLEILRDRQEEEYNLEAERREQKELDDISNQLFLREAW, encoded by the coding sequence ATGTATAAATTCAAACTGGCTCCACTACTCAGGCACAGGAAAAGGCAGGAAGACGAGAAGATGCGCGAGATGTCGGTGATAAACAGGAAAATGGTGATCAACACCGAGCTGTTGCATAAACTCACCGAGGGAAGGGAGAGCGAGCTGGACAAGTTCACGCAAGCGAGCGGAACGGCTCACAACGTGGCGCTACTTAGGGTTTACCAGGATTTTCTAGCGGGGAGGGACTCCGATATCCTGCACAAAAAGATGGAGTTACGCCAAGTTGGCGAACTGCTTGAAAAGAAGCGGAGCGAGCTGGCTGAATATGTAAAAAGACGACGAGTGTTGGAGATCCTGCGCGACAGGCAGGAGGAAGAGTACAACCTTGAAGCGGAGAGGCGCGAGCAGAAGGAGCTCGACGATATTTCAAACCAGCTATTTCTGCGGGAGGCATGGTGA
- the aspS gene encoding aspartate--tRNA ligase, with product MTYKKRTHSCGVLGAGNVGDKVTLKGWVATRRDHGGLIFIDLRDREGITQVVLNPEIDQIAHQKAHEIRSEYVLEITGNVSKRPEGTINKNLKTGEIEIYAEELVILNSSKTPPFPLEEAEEIGEMMRLKYRYLDLRRKKMQENIESRSRLVRIIRNFLDSMGFLDIETPMLTKSTPEGARDYLVPSRLYAGKFFALPQSPQLFKQLLMVSGFERYYQVAKCFRDEDLRADRQPEFTQIDMEVSFLSSGEILDLIEEMFVLIFKEMKNVEIKRPFPRISWHDAMLKYGKDAPDTRFEMFISDISGLADESEFNVFKGALKSGGVVRGLAAPGITEYSRKDMDDLTEEAKTYGAKGLAWVKIMPDGAYNSPITKFFPGDLLDRIKEKLGAKNGDTMLFLADSEEVVCAGLAHIRLLMGKRNGLMDDSVFAMTWVVDFPMFQWDETEKRFNAIHHPFTTVKPEHRELLKTDPKKALTDAYDIVLNGSEVGGGSIRIHDMELQKEVFSILGIGDEEAKEKFGFLLDALEYGAPPHGGLALGLDRLAMIITGSQSIRDVIAFPKTQRALDLMVDAPSPVSDRQLKELSLKTTIKQA from the coding sequence ATGACATATAAAAAACGGACGCACAGTTGCGGAGTTCTTGGAGCGGGCAACGTAGGCGACAAGGTTACTTTAAAGGGTTGGGTTGCCACCAGGCGCGATCACGGGGGGCTTATCTTTATTGACCTTCGCGACAGGGAGGGTATCACCCAGGTGGTGCTGAATCCCGAGATCGATCAGATAGCACACCAGAAAGCGCATGAGATACGCTCGGAATATGTTCTGGAGATAACCGGAAATGTTTCAAAGCGACCCGAAGGGACGATAAATAAAAATCTGAAGACCGGAGAGATAGAGATCTACGCTGAAGAGCTGGTTATCCTGAACAGCTCGAAGACCCCTCCGTTTCCGCTTGAAGAGGCTGAAGAGATTGGCGAGATGATGCGCCTTAAATACAGGTATCTCGATCTCAGGCGAAAGAAGATGCAGGAAAACATCGAGTCCCGATCAAGGCTCGTGCGAATAATAAGGAATTTTCTCGATTCAATGGGATTTCTCGACATCGAAACGCCGATGCTTACGAAAAGCACTCCAGAAGGTGCGAGGGACTATCTTGTCCCGAGCAGACTCTACGCCGGGAAGTTTTTCGCGCTTCCGCAGTCCCCTCAGCTTTTCAAACAGCTTTTGATGGTTTCCGGTTTCGAGCGTTACTACCAGGTCGCGAAATGTTTTCGCGACGAGGATTTGCGCGCCGACCGCCAGCCAGAGTTTACCCAGATAGACATGGAGGTTTCATTCCTTTCGAGCGGAGAGATCCTCGATCTGATCGAAGAGATGTTTGTTTTGATATTCAAGGAGATGAAGAACGTAGAGATAAAGAGGCCGTTCCCCAGGATATCCTGGCACGATGCGATGCTGAAATACGGCAAGGACGCGCCCGATACAAGGTTTGAAATGTTTATCAGCGATATCTCCGGGCTTGCCGATGAATCGGAGTTCAATGTTTTTAAAGGGGCGCTGAAAAGCGGCGGAGTGGTTCGCGGTCTTGCCGCACCCGGCATCACGGAATACAGCCGGAAGGATATGGACGACCTCACCGAAGAGGCAAAGACGTATGGCGCGAAGGGTCTGGCGTGGGTGAAGATAATGCCGGACGGCGCATATAATTCCCCGATAACGAAATTCTTTCCCGGTGACCTGCTCGATCGTATTAAGGAAAAGCTCGGCGCGAAAAATGGCGATACAATGCTCTTCCTTGCCGATAGCGAGGAGGTTGTCTGCGCGGGGCTTGCCCATATACGCCTGCTGATGGGGAAGCGCAACGGCCTGATGGATGATTCCGTTTTCGCCATGACATGGGTTGTAGATTTTCCGATGTTCCAATGGGACGAGACCGAAAAGAGGTTCAACGCCATTCATCATCCTTTCACCACGGTCAAGCCGGAGCATAGGGAACTGCTGAAAACAGATCCGAAAAAGGCGCTTACAGACGCATATGACATAGTTCTCAACGGGAGCGAGGTCGGTGGAGGCTCGATACGTATACATGATATGGAATTACAGAAAGAGGTCTTTTCGATACTCGGCATTGGTGATGAAGAGGCAAAAGAGAAGTTCGGCTTCCTGCTCGACGCTCTTGAATACGGCGCCCCGCCGCACGGAGGTTTGGCTCTCGGTCTCGACAGGCTCGCCATGATCATCACAGGTTCCCAGTCCATTCGCGACGTGATCGCCTTCCCGAAAACGCAACGCGCTCTTGATCTGATGGTAGACGCACCTTCGCCTGTCTCGGACAGGCAGTTAAAGGAGCTCTCGTTAAAGACCACTATCAAACAGGCATAG
- the mobB gene encoding molybdopterin-guanine dinucleotide biosynthesis protein B, translating into MAILKDRFPPRLGFCGYSDSGKTTLIEKLIPALASAGLTAGYLKHDAHRLDVDREGKDTWRIYKAGASVVAANSEEETFARTSSVMDGSIFAGCDLVIVEGFKNAEWDKFWVHPYDGDSGNMPNLVNVIGEIGGGGFRHDDVTAIAGRVEEWLRGKVSDREIYGGLLIGGKSERMGSPKSLMVADGVTLAERNFALLKGHCDAAYLLGTGPVPENMKDEKRIADLPGVEGPLGGILSASRLASSVDWLILAVDMPNVTAEYLKVIIDSRGPGYRFIGAGKRGGGLLEPLCSLYSPQILHWMDSNRGEELSLNRLLKSYGVEGDESLFDGEILKNLNSPADL; encoded by the coding sequence ATGGCGATTTTGAAAGATCGCTTTCCCCCCAGACTGGGATTCTGCGGATACAGCGATTCTGGCAAAACCACTCTTATTGAAAAGCTGATCCCCGCGCTTGCGTCGGCAGGGTTGACTGCGGGCTATCTGAAGCACGACGCGCACAGGCTCGATGTCGACAGGGAGGGGAAGGATACATGGAGAATATATAAGGCCGGAGCCTCGGTCGTCGCCGCCAATTCTGAAGAGGAGACATTTGCGCGCACGTCATCAGTTATGGATGGTTCGATCTTCGCTGGTTGCGACCTGGTGATAGTTGAAGGCTTCAAGAATGCGGAGTGGGACAAGTTCTGGGTTCACCCGTATGACGGCGATTCGGGAAATATGCCGAACCTTGTTAATGTGATAGGGGAGATAGGGGGAGGCGGATTTCGTCACGACGATGTTACGGCGATTGCCGGTAGAGTTGAAGAGTGGTTGCGTGGCAAGGTGTCGGACAGGGAGATCTACGGCGGACTCCTTATCGGGGGGAAGAGCGAGCGGATGGGGAGCCCCAAGTCGCTGATGGTTGCGGATGGAGTGACACTGGCGGAAAGGAATTTTGCCCTGCTGAAGGGGCATTGCGATGCTGCCTATCTACTGGGTACCGGGCCGGTTCCTGAAAATATGAAAGATGAAAAAAGGATTGCGGATCTGCCGGGTGTGGAAGGACCGCTTGGCGGGATACTCTCGGCTTCGCGTCTCGCGTCATCCGTCGACTGGCTCATCCTCGCGGTCGATATGCCGAATGTAACGGCAGAATATTTAAAAGTGATCATTGATAGCAGGGGGCCTGGCTACCGTTTCATCGGCGCAGGCAAGCGCGGCGGCGGTTTACTGGAGCCGCTCTGCTCGCTCTACTCCCCCCAGATACTGCATTGGATGGATTCCAACCGGGGTGAAGAGCTCTCTCTCAACCGGCTTTTGAAAAGCTATGGTGTGGAGGGGGATGAATCGCTCTTCGATGGCGAGATCCTTAAAAACCTAAATTCACCGGCAGACCTCTAG
- a CDS encoding transposase, producing the protein MVVSEIEYQIVLLFCIEEYFEPEMEDELSIIVPDVISEYNGSVLEMKVNRDYLYVHFRSSPDHSPSEVARGLALLTSARLINLHNGLKGYETVFRPDFCVKTGEKMGEYEIEDFMAIAKSRL; encoded by the coding sequence ATGGTAGTATCAGAGATCGAATATCAAATTGTTCTTCTCTTCTGCATCGAGGAATATTTCGAACCTGAAATGGAAGATGAGCTTTCCATCATTGTGCCGGATGTAATCTCTGAATATAACGGGAGTGTTCTGGAGATGAAAGTTAACCGGGATTACCTGTATGTACACTTCAGGTCATCCCCGGATCACTCCCCTTCGGAGGTAGCGCGGGGTCTTGCCTTGCTCACTTCAGCCAGGCTTATAAACCTGCATAATGGATTGAAAGGGTACGAGACCGTTTTTAGGCCGGATTTTTGCGTTAAAACCGGGGAAAAAATGGGAGAGTATGAAATAGAAGATTTTATGGCAATTGCGAAATCGAGACTTTGA
- a CDS encoding MoaD/ThiS family protein, giving the protein MKILYFASLREHLGRSEEYFTIDTKTTVKVFFMENISGRVKGLNPEKFLYAINEEMADADAELSDDDTLAIMPPLSGGSRE; this is encoded by the coding sequence ATGAAGATATTGTACTTTGCATCGCTCCGCGAGCATCTTGGCCGCTCAGAAGAGTATTTCACCATAGATACAAAAACAACCGTTAAGGTTTTTTTCATGGAGAATATTTCGGGCAGGGTAAAGGGGCTAAACCCGGAAAAATTTCTCTACGCGATCAATGAGGAGATGGCAGATGCCGACGCGGAGCTTTCAGACGACGATACGCTCGCTATCATGCCCCCTCTGTCGGGCGGTTCCCGCGAATGA
- a CDS encoding molybdopterin molybdotransferase MoeA: MKKERLMAHARAVSLMLGRVPLIATENISLNCAEGRVLREDIRSDRPLPPFNRSAMDGYAVKYSDLSAGRKIFKPVGMIEAGSNFLGKLQKGEAIKIMTGAPVPDGADMVVKVEHSKLSGKHVELIETKPERWLNVHRHGSDTKKGAVVMKSGTELSPLNLSVAASVGAVKLKVSKKIKILVVTTGNEIISPSASPKPSQVRDSNASFLHARFSSLNLVEADFKGPIRDEPGLLEKTFRNGIEKYDMLIVTGGVSMGDSDFTHGLMERIGVSKVFHRLAIRPGKPVWFGARGKKVVFGLPGNPVSVSATFHEFVLPAIRRMSGMERILPFSVRLPLAVDVNKKNGLKEFRVGNISADSTSVAPVKSYKGSGDFYSASFSDGLIVFPEESRLFKSGEVLEFHPWRF, encoded by the coding sequence ATGAAAAAGGAAAGATTGATGGCCCATGCCCGCGCAGTCTCGCTGATGCTCGGTAGAGTTCCTCTTATCGCAACGGAAAATATCTCATTGAACTGCGCGGAGGGGAGAGTTCTTCGCGAAGATATCAGGTCCGACAGGCCGCTCCCCCCCTTCAACCGCTCCGCCATGGACGGCTACGCTGTCAAGTATTCGGATCTTTCCGCAGGAAGAAAGATATTCAAACCGGTGGGGATGATCGAAGCAGGTTCAAACTTTTTAGGGAAACTGCAAAAGGGTGAGGCAATAAAAATAATGACAGGCGCGCCGGTACCCGATGGGGCCGATATGGTGGTCAAGGTAGAACATTCAAAACTCTCGGGCAAGCATGTCGAGCTGATCGAGACAAAGCCGGAAAGATGGCTGAATGTACACCGCCACGGCTCGGATACGAAAAAAGGGGCCGTTGTCATGAAGTCGGGGACGGAGTTGTCGCCGTTGAACCTAAGCGTCGCCGCATCCGTAGGCGCGGTGAAGCTAAAGGTGTCGAAAAAAATAAAAATCCTGGTTGTCACTACCGGTAATGAGATAATCTCCCCGTCGGCATCGCCAAAACCATCACAGGTGCGGGATAGCAATGCGAGTTTTCTCCACGCCCGATTTTCATCTCTCAATCTTGTCGAGGCCGATTTCAAGGGGCCTATCAGAGATGAACCCGGTTTGCTGGAGAAAACTTTCAGAAATGGAATTGAGAAATACGACATGCTCATCGTCACCGGCGGAGTTTCGATGGGGGATTCGGATTTTACTCACGGCCTGATGGAGAGAATAGGTGTAAGCAAGGTTTTTCATCGCCTTGCGATAAGACCGGGGAAGCCTGTCTGGTTTGGCGCCAGGGGGAAGAAGGTTGTATTCGGCCTTCCGGGAAACCCCGTTTCCGTTTCGGCGACATTCCATGAGTTCGTACTGCCGGCGATCCGCAGGATGTCGGGGATGGAAAGAATTCTCCCCTTCTCGGTGCGCCTCCCACTGGCTGTGGATGTAAATAAGAAAAACGGTCTAAAGGAGTTCCGCGTGGGGAATATTTCTGCGGACAGTACGTCCGTTGCGCCCGTGAAAAGCTACAAGGGGTCGGGTGATTTTTATTCGGCTTCTTTCAGCGACGGCCTTATAGTTTTTCCAGAAGAATCCCGCCTGTTCAAGAGCGGGGAAGTGTTGGAATTTCATCCATGGCGATTTTGA
- a CDS encoding molybdenum cofactor biosynthesis protein MoaE, producing MTRIQQDDFSMDREIALCLGDRRDAGGVATFVGIVRDISKDKKILKIEFSHYGAMADKELAGVRRTAMERFDIINLSIVHRVGTLFPGDRIVGIAAVARHRGPAFEACEFAITELKKKVPIWKKEFTEEGEEWVEETP from the coding sequence ATGACAAGGATTCAGCAGGACGATTTTTCTATGGACAGGGAGATCGCCCTCTGTCTCGGCGACAGGAGGGACGCCGGTGGTGTGGCAACCTTTGTCGGAATAGTTCGCGACATATCGAAGGACAAAAAGATCTTGAAAATTGAATTTTCTCATTATGGCGCGATGGCCGACAAGGAGCTTGCAGGGGTGCGCCGAACCGCGATGGAAAGATTCGACATAATCAATCTGTCGATAGTTCACCGCGTTGGCACTCTTTTCCCAGGCGACAGAATTGTCGGCATCGCCGCCGTCGCGCGCCACAGGGGACCTGCCTTTGAGGCTTGCGAGTTTGCCATTACGGAGCTGAAAAAAAAAGTTCCTATCTGGAAAAAGGAATTTACAGAAGAGGGCGAAGAGTGGGTCGAAGAGACGCCGTAA
- a CDS encoding HD-GYP domain-containing protein — translation MIKKIPVEQLKPGMFVHDFNCGWLDHPFLKNAVLIKNDSMIKKVIEVGIREVYIDASKGLDSGEAPLKEEEDKKTAASVKRIVDEYPQVENLVPMMQEIEKAAEIKEEAKKAITGVMEDLQAGKELEKEKIDLVVEEMVESVIRNKHALTSLSRVKKKDEYTYMHSVNVSILMISFCRTMKMSKSDIAVFGTGALLHDIGKMKVSQALLNKPSKLTDDEFAQMKMHAVYSGEILTETGDFSQKAIDVASQHHERFDGTGYPKGLKGDKISQGGQMSSIVDVYDAITSDRCYHTGMDPSEALKKIFEWSKYHFDPKLVQYYIRSVGIYPVGTLVRLESDYLAVVMQPGEEDLTKPKVKIIYDVDRDWPVEPRVLDLAKPAVGVSTQDRIVSTESPLKWKINPLKYIDFLNQ, via the coding sequence ATGATTAAAAAGATTCCGGTGGAACAGTTGAAGCCTGGGATGTTCGTCCATGATTTCAACTGCGGGTGGCTTGACCATCCGTTCCTTAAAAATGCGGTTCTCATCAAAAACGACTCCATGATCAAAAAAGTCATTGAGGTAGGCATAAGGGAAGTCTATATCGACGCATCAAAAGGCCTTGATTCGGGAGAAGCGCCTCTCAAGGAGGAAGAAGACAAAAAAACAGCGGCGTCCGTAAAAAGAATAGTCGATGAATATCCGCAGGTGGAGAACCTCGTTCCTATGATGCAGGAGATAGAAAAGGCGGCGGAGATAAAGGAAGAGGCCAAAAAGGCGATCACCGGCGTGATGGAAGACTTGCAGGCGGGCAAGGAGCTTGAAAAAGAGAAGATAGACCTTGTAGTCGAGGAGATGGTCGAATCCGTCATAAGGAACAAGCATGCGCTGACCAGCCTCAGCCGGGTGAAAAAGAAAGACGAATATACATATATGCACTCTGTGAACGTATCGATACTGATGATATCGTTTTGCAGAACCATGAAGATGAGCAAGTCTGATATCGCGGTTTTCGGAACCGGAGCCTTGCTGCATGACATAGGGAAGATGAAGGTCTCTCAGGCACTCCTTAACAAGCCTTCCAAGCTGACGGATGATGAGTTTGCGCAGATGAAAATGCATGCGGTATACAGCGGGGAGATACTGACGGAGACGGGCGATTTTTCTCAGAAGGCTATTGACGTCGCTTCACAGCATCACGAAAGGTTCGATGGTACCGGATACCCAAAAGGGTTGAAGGGGGACAAGATAAGTCAGGGGGGGCAGATGTCCTCGATAGTAGATGTTTACGATGCCATCACCTCGGACCGATGCTACCATACCGGAATGGACCCTTCGGAGGCATTAAAGAAGATATTTGAGTGGAGCAAATACCACTTTGATCCGAAACTTGTGCAGTACTACATACGGAGCGTGGGGATATATCCTGTTGGTACGCTTGTCAGGCTCGAAAGTGATTACCTGGCAGTTGTTATGCAACCGGGAGAAGAGGATTTAACGAAGCCAAAAGTGAAGATCATTTATGATGTTGACCGGGATTGGCCGGTAGAGCCGAGGGTCCTTGACCTGGCAAAACCTGCCGTTGGCGTTTCGACCCAGGACAGGATCGTTTCAACTGAATCACCGCTGAAATGGAAAATCAATCCGCTGAAATATATCGATTTTCTGAATCAATAG
- the gltX gene encoding glutamate--tRNA ligase — MDHLNPAGEVKTRFAPSPTGTLHLGGARTALFNWLYARNRKGKFVLRIEDTDTERSTRESVDEILESMKWLGLDHDEGPYFQSERTGLYSEKVDTLLKEGKAYRCYCTKEELDAKREAIQKAGGKPLYDRKCRELGEGDVSKPHVIRFKMPLKGSTVFIDSLRGAVEVENSEMDDFVIRRTDGGVIYNLVVVIDDAEMGITNVIRGDDHIANTPKQVNLYKAFGYPVPEFTHVSMILGKDKKRLSKRHGADSVLALRDSGYVSDALVNMLARLGWSSGDQEVFSREEIVDKFSLANITMSSAVFDMEKLLWLNGQHIMRMDDGRLADEALPFVKKNHPNADRESLIKILPLLKERAKTLVDLADGAEFYFANEVVVDKGAREKFLTAAHLQYLKDVAELIEKHGVSDAEVLNGEFKNLAERNSTKMKDIAQPVRVALTGKTVSPGIFEMMSIIGKDESLKRIRALL; from the coding sequence ATGGATCACCTGAATCCGGCAGGAGAGGTAAAGACAAGGTTCGCGCCAAGCCCTACAGGGACGCTACATCTCGGCGGAGCGCGCACCGCCCTTTTCAACTGGCTCTATGCCCGAAACAGAAAAGGGAAGTTCGTCCTCAGAATAGAGGATACCGACACCGAGCGTTCCACCCGTGAATCTGTGGATGAGATACTCGAATCGATGAAGTGGCTCGGCCTTGACCACGATGAAGGCCCCTATTTTCAGAGCGAGCGCACCGGCCTATATTCTGAAAAGGTTGATACGCTCTTGAAAGAAGGTAAAGCGTATCGCTGTTATTGCACAAAGGAGGAGCTGGACGCCAAGCGCGAAGCGATCCAGAAGGCGGGGGGCAAACCGCTGTATGACAGGAAATGCAGGGAGCTGGGCGAAGGGGATGTCTCAAAGCCTCATGTGATACGTTTCAAAATGCCGCTTAAAGGGAGCACCGTTTTTATCGATTCCCTGCGGGGCGCGGTTGAAGTCGAGAATTCGGAGATGGACGATTTCGTAATAAGACGCACGGACGGCGGTGTGATCTACAATCTTGTTGTCGTTATCGACGACGCCGAAATGGGAATAACAAACGTCATACGGGGGGACGACCATATTGCGAATACGCCAAAGCAGGTGAATCTGTATAAGGCGTTCGGATATCCGGTGCCGGAGTTCACTCACGTTTCGATGATCCTCGGTAAGGACAAGAAGAGGCTGAGCAAGAGGCATGGAGCCGATTCGGTTCTGGCCTTGCGCGACTCCGGGTACGTGAGCGACGCGCTTGTAAACATGCTAGCAAGGCTTGGCTGGAGCAGTGGCGATCAGGAGGTATTCTCCCGCGAAGAGATAGTGGATAAATTTTCTCTGGCGAACATCACCATGTCGTCCGCGGTTTTCGATATGGAAAAGCTTCTGTGGCTGAACGGTCAGCACATCATGCGCATGGATGATGGCCGGCTGGCGGACGAGGCGTTGCCGTTTGTGAAAAAAAATCATCCGAACGCCGACCGGGAATCGCTGATAAAGATCCTCCCGCTCCTAAAGGAGCGCGCGAAAACGCTTGTCGATCTTGCGGATGGAGCGGAATTTTATTTTGCCAACGAAGTCGTTGTAGACAAGGGCGCAAGGGAAAAGTTCCTGACAGCCGCGCACCTCCAGTATCTGAAGGATGTTGCGGAGCTGATTGAGAAGCATGGCGTTTCGGACGCCGAGGTGTTGAATGGCGAGTTCAAGAATCTTGCCGAACGAAATTCCACAAAGATGAAGGATATCGCGCAGCCGGTACGCGTCGCCCTCACGGGGAAGACGGTCTCTCCGGGGATATTCGAAATGATGTCGATCATCGGCAAGGATGAATCGTTGAAGCGAATACGTGCTTTGCTGTAA